Genomic DNA from Desulfuromonas versatilis:
ACCCCCAAGGACTTGTGGCTGGCCACCCGTCAGCAGGTCGAGACCATCATCTACAATCTTTTCGCCCACCACCAGGGGAGCTATTTCTTCGTCAGCAAGTCCCTCGAGGGCGAAGAGATCGTCCGGCTCTCCATGAGCACCCAGAACATGATCATGGAGGGGTTGCGGCGGGTCGACGAAAGGGCTTTGTTCATGCGCCGCATCGGATCCCTGGAGGCGGTGCCCGTGCCTGGCGACAAGCCTGTGCAGGACGGTTTGCCGGCGCTGGCCAAGCGCATGATGCTGGTGATCCGGGAAGGGCGCTTCGACGCCCGCGAGGTGCTGCGCAAAAGCGGGGTGGAAGAGTTCGAGGGGCTGCGCGCCCTGCACCAGCTTCTGGAGAAGGGGGCGGTGCGCATGGAAGATGCCCCGGCCGTCGCCCTTGACGGGGAGCTTGGAAAGGTTTTGTCGGTATTCAACGGCGCCCTGGTGGCCCTTTTCGCCAGGGTTGCCGCCCGCCATGCCGGGTTCGGCGAAGAGATGCGGATTTTCATGCGCGATCTGCCGCAGCCGTTTTCCTACGTGTTTCGCGATGTCGCCCTGCGCGAGGACGGCAGCGTCGACGGGGGCCGCATTTTGAGAAATCTGGCCGGCCTTGAAGAGGGGGACAAGAAGAAGCTGCTCGCCGAGGCGCTCAGTGAGCTGGTTTTTGCCGAATGCGCCCTCGCCCGGCGGGAGCTGGGGGTGGAAGGGTCGGCCGAACTGGTCCAGCGGGTCCAGGAGGTGACGCGGCGGGTGAAGAATTTGATCGGGAGGCAGTCATGAAGAGCCAGGCCAGGGAGCGTTTGATCTTCGCTCTGGATGTTGACAATTTCGAAGCCGCAGAGAAGTGGGTCAAGCAGCTCCGCGAGCAGGTGGGGGTGTTCAAGGTCGGCAAGCAGCTGTTCACCCGCTGCGGGCCCGAGGTGGTGCACATGGTGCAGGCCGAAGGGGCTCAGGTGTTTCTCGATCTCAAATATCACGACATCCCCAATACGGTCGCCATGGCCGGGCTCGAGGCGGCCCGCATGGGGGTGAGAATGTTCAACGTTCACGCCTTGGGCGGGGCCGAGATGATGGCCCGCACCGTGGCGGAGATCGACAAGCTCTACCCCCGGGGGGATGAGCGGCGGCCGCTGCTGCTGGCGGTCACCATCCTTACCTCCTCAACAGAGCAGACCCTGCGCGAGGTGGGGATCGAGCGGCCGATGGCCGAGATGGTTCCCAGGCTGGCGCGGCTGGCCAAAGATGCCGGGATGGATGGGGTGGTTGCCTCGCCCAAGGAGGTGCCGCTGATCCGCGAGGCCTGCGGCGCCGATTTCGCCATCGTCACCCCCGGGGTGCGTCCGGCCTTTGCTGCCATGGACGACCAGAAGCGGGTGACCACCCCCGCCGAGGCCATTGCTTCCGGGGCCGATTATCTGGTTATCGGCCGGCCGATCTCTGCGGCCGCCGACCCGGTGGCTGCCGCGGACCTGATCCTCGAGGAGATGGCCGGGGCCCTCGCCCGCGGCTGAGATTTATGGCCGATCTGATCTATGGGGTCAACCCGGTGCGCGAAGGGCTGCAGGGACGGCGCCGCAAGCCGCTTGAGGTGCTGCTTGCCCAGGGCCTGCGCGGCCCGCGCATCGAACAGCTGCTTGGCGAGGCCGAGGCGGCGGGGATCCCTGTGCGCGAAGTGCCCCGCCGCGAGCTGGACCGCCTGGCCGGCCACTCGCACCACCAGGGGGTGATGCTGCGGCTCGAGCCCTTTGCCTACGCCGATCTCGACGAGCTGCTGGCCGGCTGGAAACGCAGCGGTCGTCCGGGATTCTTCCTGGTGCTGGATGGTATCACCGATCCGCATAATTTCGGCGCCCTGCTGCGCTGCGCCGATGCCGCTGGCTGCCATGGGGTGATCGTCGCCCGCGACCGCTCCTGTCCGGTGACGGGGGTGGTGGAGAAATCCTCCGCCGGGGCCCTGGAGCACATCCCCCTGGCCCAGGTGACCAACCTGTCCCGCGCCCTCGAGGTGTTGCAGGAGGCTGGACTTTGGATCTACGGCTTGGCCGGCGAGGCAGCGGCTGAGCCCCTTTACGGCTCCGACCTGGGGGGCGACCTGGCCCTGGTGGTCGGTGCCGAGGGGAGCGGCTTGCGGCCCAATGTCCGCCGGCACTGCGATCACCTGCTGGCCATCCCCATGCACGGCGGGGTCGGCTCGCTCAATGCTTCGGTCGCTGCCGGCGTTGCTCTGTTCGAGGTTGTGCGCCAAAGGGAGGCGTCCCCGACATGATCGTGACTGAAGACAATATCCGCGATGTGGTGGTGAGTCTGCCCAGTGAGCAGGCCGCCGAGCTGCGCCCCGGCTGTGAGACCTGGCCGGTGGAGGCTCATGGCCCCGCCAGCGGGCAGATCACGGTTTACCCCGAGTCGGGGTACGCCGCCGTGAGTTGGGGCCGAGGCTCGTTCTGGGGGCATTGGCGCAGTGAGGATCGGGTCATCGTGCTCGAGGAACTGGTCGACAACCAGCAACTGGTAGTGGATGAGGTGGGGCATCTGTGGGTTGCCCTGGACACCCAGGAGTTTCTCGACCGGGCCATGGAGCAGTTCATCCGCCCCTGGGACCTGAGTGCCCTTTCCGCCATTGTCGAGGGGGGAGATCTCGAGCCCTTGAAGATCAAGGTCGGCTGCTCCCGGGTGCCAATCTTCCGCGGCCGGGAACTGGCCGCTGGCCTGCTCGAGGCCATGCAGGCTCCCGATGGGCCCTTTGCCCGTTTTCGCCGGCCCGCCAATTGATTTGTTTCGGCCCGTGCAGAAAATCCTCAAAAAAAACCAAATTGCTGTTGACATCCCCCTTCGGATGCATTATAAGTTCTGCCTCGTGGCCGGCTCCCCCGCAGGCGGAAAAAAAGCTTGCAATTTGTCGGGGGCTGTTGTAGAAACGCCTCTCGTGCTGGCGTAGCTCAACAGGTAGAGCAGCTGACTTGTAATCAGCAGGTTGCGGGTTCAATTCCTGTCGCCAGCTCCAGCGAGCCGCAGGGAGTTTCCCTGAAAATTAAATAAACGCTTCCCCTGGAGGGGTTCCCGAGTGGCCAAAGGGAGCAGACTGTAAATCTGCCGTCGTAGACTTCGGAGGTTCGAATCCTCCCCCCTCCACCAATAAATTACATGCCGGGCAAGTTCCGGTTGCCGTTTCCCAGGAGGCCTTGGCCATTTTGACTGGGGGCGGGACGGGTAGCGAGTCCACAGAAAATCGCATAGGCTTCCAAGTTTTGGGCGGGAGTAGCTCAGTTGGCTAGAGCATCAGCCTTCCAAGCTGAGGGTCGCGGGTTCGAATCCCGTTTCCCGCTCCAAAATAAGCTGCAGTTTCTCCGCGGTCGGAAAGTGAGATAAGCCCACATAGCTCAGTTGGTAGAGCGCATCCTTGGTAAGGATGAGGTCACCAGTTCAAATCTGGTTGTGGGCTCCATTTGCTTTCACGGGGAGATTTTTCCGTTTATAAAACTTTCTTACGTTTGGCTCCGGGCTTGGCCCGGCGGCCGCACCCTGAGTCAAAAGAGATCGCTTCGAGAAAAACAAGGGAGGTAGACGCATGTCTAAAGCCAAATTTGAAAGAACCAAGCCCCATGTCAACATCGGCACCATCGGTCACGTCGACCATGGCAAGACCACGCTGACCGCTGCCATCACCCGGGTTCTCGCATCCCGCGGCGGGGCTGAGTTCAAGGCCTTCGACCAGATCGACAACGCTCCCGAGGAGCGCGAGCGCGGCATCACCATCGCCACCGCTCACGTCGAGTATCAGACCGACAACCGGCACTACGCTCACGTTGACTGCCCCGGCCACGCCGACTACGTCAAGAATATGATCACCGGTGCTGCGCAGATGGACGGCGCCATCCTGGTCTGCTCCGCCGCCGACGGCCCCATGCCCCAGACCCGCGAGCACATCCTGCTCGCCCGTCAGGTCGGCGTGCCCGCCATGGTGGTGTTCCTGAACAAGGCCGACATGGTCGACGACGCCGAGCTGATGGAGCTGGTCGAGCTGGAAGTTCGCGAACTGCTCAGCACCTACGACTTCCCCGGCGACGAGATTCCGATCATTGCCGGCAGCGCCCTGAAGGCCCTCGAGTGCGGCTGCGGCAAGGAAGACTGCGCTGCCTGCAAGTGCATCCTCGAGCTGATGGCCGCCGTTGACAGCTACATCCCGGAGCCCGAGCGCGCCATCGACCGTCCGTTCCTGATGCCGGTCGAGGACGTGTTCTCGATTTCCGGGCGCGGCACCGTGGCCACCGGCCGCGTCGAGCGCGGTGTGGTCAAGGTCGGCGAGGAAGTCGAGATCGTCGGCATGAAGGCCACCACCAAGACCGTGGTCACCGGCGTCGAGATGTTCCGCAAGCTGCTCGATCAGGGCCAGGCCGGCGACAACGTCGGCGTGCTGCTGCGCGGCGTCAAGCGTGAGGACATCGAGCGCGGTCAGGTTCTGGCTAAGCCCGGCAGCATCACCCCGCACACCAAGTTCAAGGCCGAGGCATACATCCTGACCAAGGAAGAGGGCGGGCGCCACACTCCGTTCTTCAAAGGGTACCGCCCCCAGTTCTACTTCCGGACCACCGACGTGACCGGGATCGTCCAGCTGCCCGAGGGGACCGAGATGGTCATGCCTGGCGACAACATCGCCATGACCGTCGAGCTGATCACCCCGATCGCCATGGACAAGGAACTGCGCTTCGCCATCCGTGAAGGGGGCCGCACCGTCGGCGCCGGCGTCGTCAGCGATATTATCGAGTAAATTAACAGTGGGCTCCCTCCCCGGGTTGCCGGGGAGGGGGTTGAAGGATAGAAGTCATGCGTGACATCGTTACTCTGGCTTGCACCGAGTGCAAGCAGCGCAACTACACCACCACGAAAAACAAGAAGAACACTCCGGACAAGCTGGAGTTCAGCAAGTACTGCCGGTTCTGTCGGAAGCACACGCCCCATCGCGAAACCAAGTAGGCGTTGAAACGTTAGGAAGGGCCATGATCAGCATGGCTCTTTTGAGTGCAGGCCAGTAGCTCTAATGGCTAGAGCACCGGTCTCCAAAACCGGGTGTTGGGGGTTCGAGTCCCTCCTGGCCTGCCATTGATTTAAGCCAATAATCCTCTGTGGGGGTTTAAGATAGTGCTCGGCAAAACGACAGAGTTTCTCCGCAACGTCAAGAGCGAATTGAAGAAGGTGACCTGGCCGACCAGGAAGGATACCTATGCCTCGACGCTCGTGGTAATTGCCCTGGTTACGGCTGTCGCTGTCTTTCTCTGGCTGGTCGATTCGGCCCTCTCGGGGCTGATCCGGGCTCTGCTTAGCTAAGCCGGAAAAGGAAGGGTCCCATGGCAATGAGATGGTATGGAGTGCACACTTACTCCGGCTATGAGAACAAGGTCAAGCTGAATCTGGAAGAGCGGATTCGGACTCTGGGTGCCGAGGAAATGTTCGGCGGGGTGCTCATCCCCTCCGAAACGGTGGTCGAACTCAAGAAGGGCGAGCGGCGGACCTCGACGAGAAAGTTCTTTCCCGGGTACATCCTGGTGCGGATGGAACTGAACAACGAGACCTGGCACATCGTCAAGGATACGCCCAAGGTGACCGGGTTCGTCGGCGGAGGCACCGCCCCGCCCGCCATCCCCGATGAGGAGGTGGCGAAGATCACCGCGCGGATGGAAGAGGGGGTCGAGCGGCCCAAGCCCAAGGTGGAGTTCGAAGTGGGCGAAACGGTGCGGGTCATCGACGGTCCGTTCCTCAACTTCACCGGTGTCGTTGAAGACGTCAAGCCCGACAAGGGGAAGCTCAAGGTCATGGTCAGTATCTTTGGCCGGGTAACCCCCGTTGAGCTCGAATTTATCCAGGTAGAAAAAACCAGTTGAGGTTCGATGTTCCAGGTTCGATGTTCCAGGTTCAGCTCTGGCCTCGAACGTCGGACGTCGAATATCGAACGTCGAACTTTTGTTTGTTAAGGAGTAGCTCATGGCCAAGAAGGTTGTTGGTTTGATAAAGCTGCAGATTCCTGCCGGCAAGGCGAATCCCTCGCCGCCGGTTGGTCCCGCGCTCGGTCAGCACGGGGTCAATATCATGGAATTCTGCAAGGCGTTCAATGCCAAGACGCAGGGTGAGGACGGGATGATCATCCCCGTGGTGATCACCGTTTACGCCGACCGTTCCTTTACTTTCATCACCAAGACTCCGCCCGCCGCGGTGCTGCTGATGAAGGCAGCCAAGATCCCCAAGGGTTCGGGCGTGCCCAACAAGAACAAGGTGGGCAAGGTGACCAAGGAGCAGGTGCGGGAAATCGCCAAGTTGAAGATGCCCGACCTCAATGCCTTTGATGTCGACGCTGCCGTGCGCACCATTGAGGGTACGGCCCGCAGCATGGGGCTTGAAATCGAGTAACTTTGTGGCGGAAGCTGGAGAATAGTGATGTCAAAGACTGGAAAACACCATAAAGAAGCAAAGGCCAAGATCGATCGGTCCAAGGCCTACAATCTGGACGAAGCCATCGCGCTGGTCAAGGAGGCCGCCTACGCCAAGTTCGACGAAACCGTCGACCTGTCGGTGCGCCTCGGGGTCGATCCCCGCAAGGCCGACCAGATGGTGCGTGGCGCCGTTGTGCTGCCCAACGGGCTTGGCAAAGCCGTACGGGTGCTGGTTTTCGCCAAGGGCGAGAAAGCCCAGGAGGCGACTGCCGCCGGTGCCGACTACGTGGGTGCCGATGACCTGGTGGCCAAGATCCAGGGGGGCTGGTTCGATTTCGATACCGCCATCGCCACTCCCGACATGATGGGGACGGTGGGCAAGATCGGTAAACTGCTCGGCCCCCGCGGCCTGATGCCCAACCCCAAGGTCGGGACGGTAACCTTCGAGGTTGGCCGCGCCGTCAACGAGGCTAAATCGGGTAAGGTGGAATACCGCGTCGAAAAGGCCGGCATCATCCACTCGCCCGTCGGCAAGGTCTCCTTTGAGCCCGAGAAGCTCAAGGGGAATATCGTGGCGCTGATGGACGCCCTGATCAAGGCCAAGCCCTCGACCGCCAAGGGTAACTACCTGAAAAAGATCTGCATCTCCAGCACCATGGGGCCCGGCGTCGTGATCGACGTCCCCGAGGTCCAGGCTCTGGTGAAGTAGAAAAACCTACGGGGAATTCTTTCCTGTAATCCAGACCCGGCACCGACGTGCCGGGTCTGCGTACTATAACGCAGTACGCTCCAGGTCAATGACAGCAGGCACCCCCTGCGGGGGTTTAATGGTTGTCCACCTGCCGAGGCTGTAGAAACGGGGCGACGGGTCCACCGTCTCTCCCAATGACCTCTGACCGGGGCTTGGGATTAGTAATATCCCGCAAATCACAAGAAAGGAGGA
This window encodes:
- the rlmB gene encoding 23S rRNA (guanosine(2251)-2'-O)-methyltransferase RlmB, which codes for MADLIYGVNPVREGLQGRRRKPLEVLLAQGLRGPRIEQLLGEAEAAGIPVREVPRRELDRLAGHSHHQGVMLRLEPFAYADLDELLAGWKRSGRPGFFLVLDGITDPHNFGALLRCADAAGCHGVIVARDRSCPVTGVVEKSSAGALEHIPLAQVTNLSRALEVLQEAGLWIYGLAGEAAAEPLYGSDLGGDLALVVGAEGSGLRPNVRRHCDHLLAIPMHGGVGSLNASVAAGVALFEVVRQREASPT
- the nusG gene encoding transcription termination/antitermination protein NusG, with the translated sequence MAMRWYGVHTYSGYENKVKLNLEERIRTLGAEEMFGGVLIPSETVVELKKGERRTSTRKFFPGYILVRMELNNETWHIVKDTPKVTGFVGGGTAPPAIPDEEVAKITARMEEGVERPKPKVEFEVGETVRVIDGPFLNFTGVVEDVKPDKGKLKVMVSIFGRVTPVELEFIQVEKTS
- the tuf gene encoding elongation factor Tu — encoded protein: MSKAKFERTKPHVNIGTIGHVDHGKTTLTAAITRVLASRGGAEFKAFDQIDNAPEERERGITIATAHVEYQTDNRHYAHVDCPGHADYVKNMITGAAQMDGAILVCSAADGPMPQTREHILLARQVGVPAMVVFLNKADMVDDAELMELVELEVRELLSTYDFPGDEIPIIAGSALKALECGCGKEDCAACKCILELMAAVDSYIPEPERAIDRPFLMPVEDVFSISGRGTVATGRVERGVVKVGEEVEIVGMKATTKTVVTGVEMFRKLLDQGQAGDNVGVLLRGVKREDIERGQVLAKPGSITPHTKFKAEAYILTKEEGGRHTPFFKGYRPQFYFRTTDVTGIVQLPEGTEMVMPGDNIAMTVELITPIAMDKELRFAIREGGRTVGAGVVSDIIE
- the secE gene encoding preprotein translocase subunit SecE translates to MLGKTTEFLRNVKSELKKVTWPTRKDTYASTLVVIALVTAVAVFLWLVDSALSGLIRALLS
- a CDS encoding DUF4388 domain-containing protein, with translation MSKLNIDSNGRLPLPHRVARELGKNPLEVKSLSPAHLLLTTEASGEELVLAGSLGGVEVADLLSFFNMFRKTGVLSFAFGGGGKDLYFQNGEIIFAASSFPEEDLGEILCGLAKIDRDTLLRLRSLITARNSIGKVLVEKGAVTPKDLWLATRQQVETIIYNLFAHHQGSYFFVSKSLEGEEIVRLSMSTQNMIMEGLRRVDERALFMRRIGSLEAVPVPGDKPVQDGLPALAKRMMLVIREGRFDAREVLRKSGVEEFEGLRALHQLLEKGAVRMEDAPAVALDGELGKVLSVFNGALVALFARVAARHAGFGEEMRIFMRDLPQPFSYVFRDVALREDGSVDGGRILRNLAGLEEGDKKKLLAEALSELVFAECALARRELGVEGSAELVQRVQEVTRRVKNLIGRQS
- the pyrF gene encoding orotidine-5'-phosphate decarboxylase, with protein sequence MKSQARERLIFALDVDNFEAAEKWVKQLREQVGVFKVGKQLFTRCGPEVVHMVQAEGAQVFLDLKYHDIPNTVAMAGLEAARMGVRMFNVHALGGAEMMARTVAEIDKLYPRGDERRPLLLAVTILTSSTEQTLREVGIERPMAEMVPRLARLAKDAGMDGVVASPKEVPLIREACGADFAIVTPGVRPAFAAMDDQKRVTTPAEAIASGADYLVIGRPISAAADPVAAADLILEEMAGALARG
- the rpmG gene encoding 50S ribosomal protein L33 is translated as MRDIVTLACTECKQRNYTTTKNKKNTPDKLEFSKYCRFCRKHTPHRETK
- the rplA gene encoding 50S ribosomal protein L1; amino-acid sequence: MSKTGKHHKEAKAKIDRSKAYNLDEAIALVKEAAYAKFDETVDLSVRLGVDPRKADQMVRGAVVLPNGLGKAVRVLVFAKGEKAQEATAAGADYVGADDLVAKIQGGWFDFDTAIATPDMMGTVGKIGKLLGPRGLMPNPKVGTVTFEVGRAVNEAKSGKVEYRVEKAGIIHSPVGKVSFEPEKLKGNIVALMDALIKAKPSTAKGNYLKKICISSTMGPGVVIDVPEVQALVK
- the rplK gene encoding 50S ribosomal protein L11, translating into MAKKVVGLIKLQIPAGKANPSPPVGPALGQHGVNIMEFCKAFNAKTQGEDGMIIPVVITVYADRSFTFITKTPPAAVLLMKAAKIPKGSGVPNKNKVGKVTKEQVREIAKLKMPDLNAFDVDAAVRTIEGTARSMGLEIE